Below is a window of Zymoseptoria tritici IPO323 chromosome 9, whole genome shotgun sequence DNA.
AGTCATATCGAACGACCTTGCGATTAATGGCTGGTTGCACAAGGCGCTCGCCACGTTGTCGCCGTCTCTCGAAATGCGGAGGAAAGTACCAATGCTGCATCCTTACGCCGAGCAGCGGACAAAGTCGGATGTCGCCTCCTCGTCAAGAATTGCGACGTAGCGGAGAAAGCTGCTATTTCGCACTTGGAGGAAGCAATCGAGCAGCTCGGCTTCCCGCCGATTCGCGGCGTCATACAAGAAGGGATGGTCTTACACGGAAGTCTCCATCGTTGGTTCGCAATATATTCACACACTGACGAGATCATGGGAcgccatcatcgacaacatgTCCTATAAGCAATGGCTCAACGCCACGAAACCAAAGGTCGCTGGAACTGCCTCGTTGCACAACTTCTTCACGGATCTCGACTACTTCATCATACTGTCTTCCGTTGCTGGAATAACCGGAAACATCTCTCAGAGTAACTATTCCGCGGGAAACTGCTTCCAAGACGCATTAGCACGACAGCGAACAATGCAAGGAAAGCCAGCAGTGTCCATCAATCTCGTACCAGTTATGGGCGTTGGGCTGGTTGCTGACCGTGGCGAGAATTTACAAAGGAGCTGGCAAGAACCACTAGGAAGACTCAACTGCCGATAGATTTTGTCCTTAAGCTGGTCGAGCACTCTATTCTCTTCCCACCGAAGACAAATCCGGACGACAGCCAGGTCGTCACGGGCTTTGGGTGTTTCGATGCCTTGGTCGATGATCCGACCATACGGCGAGACAGACGATTTGGCACGAAGATCGCCGAGATGGAAGCGACGACTGCCAGTCCCTCCGCTTCAAACCGAACGAGATTTCTTCTCCGTCAACCGGCACTGAAAGGTTCAACGCTCGACACATCAGAAGCAGCACCATCACCTCCGAACTTCTGATTGGTCAAATCGCGGACCTGTTCGGCATGGAAACCACGGCCATTGACCAAAGTACGGTACCTCTACCATACTACGGCATGGAGTCGTTGGTGGCAGTACGATTCCGAAACTGGATGAGTCGAACACTGAAGGCTCGCTTCTCTGTTCTCGAAATTCTACAAGCCCCATCGATTGTCAGTTTGGTGGAACAAATCGTGCCGAGGAGCACTTTGATGGCCCCAGGAGTAGCCAAGTGATCTTCTGCGTAGCCGAACAATTAGGATGTTATCCACAGCGGCTTCACGGCACAATCCTCTGCACGTCCGACTTTCGCTCTTGGGAAGTACGGTAAGCTTGCAAGCCGGTGCCGAGGGGACGGAGTTGCGGTCGTTCCGCTTTGTTCATGCCGCGAAAACGCAGCCACGATTGCGCAATGGCCTGGCTTGAGTATCCCAGCGAGCACGTCGGAGCTTGGGTCGGGGTCTTTCTGCAGTCCCCCAGGGCAAACCCTGGCCTGATCCCTCCCTCTGGAACTCATCATCATCTAGTGTGGAGTCGCTGATGCCGGAAGTCCTGCTGAGCGCGAATCTTTGGTGTTCACGGTATACCGCATTCGTAATCCGTGTTGTCGGAAGCAGGGGTAGCTCGATGTCCCTGTCTCGTGGGAGCTCATGATTCTTTCCAACAATCATGACTGCGTCACTGTGTACAGTACTTCGGGACACGAACAGGAAGTCGTAGACCAGGTCCTTCTCAACGATCAAGACGATCCTCGTCACACGCAACTTCATCGAATCATCGAGAAGGGCTTGTCAGGGCCGGCAGTCAGGTGTCAGACTATCGACGACCAGCTGGCTGCTGACCGCAGATGCAAGCCGCTATTTCTCCGCTGCCAGGCCCTTTGGCAAAGAATTACTTCGCATCTCCAAGGCGTCTCGATTGCACTCAGCCAACGCTGTGCTTTGCATACACGTTTTGCCATGGGCCTACTCTACGCAACGGGCGTTGTCCTTGTTCTCTTGACGTTCGCATGGCTGGTCCGTCGCAGACGGCGTGATGGGCTGCGTCACATTCCTGGGCCGTGGATCAATACCGTCTCGCCGTTCGCGTTCCCATATCAGGTCGTCAAGGGATTTGCCAACGTCTACTTGTATGCCTTACATGAGAAATACGGTCCGTTCCAAGAACCTCAAGCTTAAACGCCCATTGCTTACCAGATACGTTGCAGGTCCGGTTGTGCGTATCGGGCCCAATGAAGTCAGTTTCGCAGGTCCGGCTTTGGAAGCCATATATGGTCTACGGGTATGGTGTCTTCTGAAAGGATACGCACTACACGATGTTGACTGCATCACAGAAAGGAGGTGCTCTGGAGAAGAGTCGAGCGTGGTTGGGAGGGGTTTCGCCATGGAAAGGTTTCCATGGTCTGGGAATCGCGCGCGGAGACGAACATCGACGCCAGAGGCGTGCATTGGCCCCGTCCATGTCAAAGGCAGCATTGAAGTCCCAAGAAGGGATCATCCAAGAGAATGTGGGTCAGCTCATGGATCGACTTCGTGCAGAAGCCGCAAAGAGTGAGGACGTGAATGTGGCAGAGTGGTGTAAGTCAATCCTGCGATGGATTTGCATTGCTGTGATCTGACACATTCCCGACATCAGTCACCTACTTCACCTTCGATATGATGGGTGACGTCTGCTTGAACCAGTCCTTTGGATGCCTTGACCTGGGAGAACGGACCGACTGGGCCGACTCGATCATCGACCTTCACATATCCTCAAGTTGGCTCACCGTCATCCAGCAAATCGCAGGCATGGAAACAAGATTCGGTCGTTTACTGTCGAAAGTCCTGGCCAGGCTTTTCGTCCCACGCCAGCTCGACAAAAGTCGAAAGCTTCATTTCCAGAAGACAATGGACGCCACCGTACGTCGGATGGAAGCAGAGTCATCCCACCCGGACGCCATCTATCACATCCTTCGCTCCAACAAAGAGGATCGCATCATAGCTCCGCGAGAGGAGATCATCCTGAATATGACTCTGTTCCTCTCTGCCGGATCGGAGACCACGTCCATCCTCCTGACTACGTGTTCATGGCTGCTCATCAGCCACCGTCAAGTGCTCGACCGAGTGGTCCGAGAAGTGCGATCCAAATTCCAACACATTTCCGAGGTCACTTTAGACACCGTCACCGATGCCCATCTCCCCTACTTGCACGCTGTCATCCACGAGGCCTTCCGCCTCTTCCCGCCCGCGGGAACAGGCGTAGGGCGCGAGGTTCCACCCCAAGGCGACACGATTACAGGTGTGTACGTTCCTGGAGGAACTACCGTCAGAGTTGCGGCTTGGACAGTGCAGCGGTCCGCCGAACACTTCCACCAGCCCGACACGTTCCAGCCCGAACGTTGGCTCAAGCCACCGCCGAAGGAGTTTGAGAATGATCGTCTTGAGCTCTCTCAGCCGTTCATC
It encodes the following:
- the CYP-59 gene encoding putative P450 monooxygenase (P450 potentially part of a terpene biosynthetic route. Multiple seq alignment and NJ analysis clustered this model with the model ESTEXT_FGENESH2_PM.C_120135 and gi 51490962 (or ABA2, ABA biosynthesis in B. cinerea)) translates to MGLLYATGVVLVLLTFAWLVRRRRRDGLRHIPGPWINTVSPFAFPYQVVKGFANVYLYALHEKYGPVVRIGPNEVSFAGPALEAIYGLRKGGALEKSRAWLGGVSPWKGFHGLGIARGDEHRRQRRALAPSMSKAALKSQEGIIQENVGQLMDRLRAEAAKSEDVNVAEWFTYFTFDMMGDVCLNQSFGCLDLGERTDWADSIIDLHISSSWLTVIQQIAGMETRFGRLLSKVLARLFVPRQLDKSRKLHFQKTMDATVRRMEAESSHPDAIYHILRSNKEDRIIAPREEIILNMTLFLSAGSETTSILLTTCSWLLISHRQVLDRVVREVRSKFQHISEVTLDTVTDAHLPYLHAVIHEAFRLFPPAGTGVGREVPPQGDTITGVYVPGGTTVRVAAWTVQRSAEHFHQPDTFQPERWLKPPPKEFENDRLELSQPFIIGPRQCLGAPLVMFESQLALSRLLLQFDISAPVTRRGIAENEKWNLSPTIRSIESYTVIKKPNTWVNLRPVPGMI